A genomic stretch from Methylophilus medardicus includes:
- a CDS encoding flagellar basal body L-ring protein FlgH: MSLLLCLAFSQLLNGCSITPSTIVQKPETPRVAMARPDARTEGAIFNSAAFRPLFEDRRPRYVGDILTVRIAENTTANKTSDNEQTKDGSTAASVTGLFGHNVPKAAFNASSALSFKDKAAADASNNFNGSVTATVVDVLPNGYLVISGEKQIGFDKGTEYVRFSGIVNPDLITIGNEVVSTKVADARIEYRSNSKMDAAEVLSMFSRFFLSMIPL; the protein is encoded by the coding sequence ATGAGCTTACTACTGTGTTTGGCGTTTTCTCAGTTATTGAACGGCTGCTCCATCACGCCTTCAACCATTGTGCAAAAACCAGAAACGCCGCGCGTAGCGATGGCGCGCCCGGACGCGCGCACAGAAGGGGCTATTTTCAACAGTGCTGCTTTTCGCCCATTGTTCGAAGATCGTCGCCCACGTTATGTTGGCGATATCCTGACGGTTCGCATTGCAGAAAACACCACAGCGAACAAAACATCTGACAATGAACAAACCAAAGACGGCTCCACTGCTGCTTCTGTGACCGGCCTTTTTGGTCACAATGTGCCAAAAGCAGCGTTTAACGCCAGCTCAGCGTTGTCATTTAAAGACAAGGCAGCGGCCGACGCTAGCAATAACTTTAATGGCTCCGTCACGGCCACCGTGGTCGATGTGTTGCCTAATGGCTACCTGGTCATCAGCGGCGAAAAACAGATCGGCTTTGATAAGGGCACGGAATATGTCAGATTCTCTGGCATCGTCAACCCTGACCTCATTACCATCGGCAACGAGGTTGTCTCTACCAAAGTGGCAGATGCCCGTATCGAATATCGCAGTAACAGCAAAATGGATGCCGCTGAAGTGTTATCCATGTTTTCACGCTTTTTCTTAAGCATGATTCCATTATAG
- a CDS encoding flagellar basal body P-ring protein FlgI has product MPTFKPSALRTANLTMLLCALLLASPIAQAERIKDISNIQGVRSNQLIGYGLVVGLDGTGDMTTQTPFTVQSIISMMNQLGITLPPGTNLQLKNVAAVMVTSALPAFAQPGQTLDVTVSSMGNAKSLRGGTLLMTPLKGADGQVYAMSQGNLVVGGVGAAANGSQAQINHLSVGRISDGATVERALPNTLLHQEIVKLELKESDFSTANNVVEAINKKFGPMTAQAESGRVIQVRPPESMSRVSFLANLETINVALAATPAKIILNARTGSVVMNKAVTLDSCAVSHGNLSVVINTSPVISQPGPFSNGQTVSTAVSEININKEPGKVLKLNNGANLSDVVKALNAIGTTPQDLLAILQAMKAAGALNAELEVI; this is encoded by the coding sequence ATGCCCACATTCAAACCCTCTGCCTTGCGCACTGCCAACCTGACCATGCTGTTGTGTGCCCTGCTATTGGCGAGCCCCATCGCACAGGCCGAACGCATCAAAGACATCAGCAACATCCAAGGCGTCCGCTCGAACCAGCTGATTGGTTATGGCTTGGTGGTAGGCTTAGATGGCACGGGGGATATGACGACACAAACCCCGTTCACCGTGCAGAGCATTATCAGCATGATGAATCAATTGGGCATTACGCTCCCTCCGGGAACCAATTTACAGCTGAAAAACGTGGCGGCTGTCATGGTGACCAGCGCCTTACCCGCGTTTGCACAGCCTGGACAAACGCTTGATGTGACCGTCTCCTCCATGGGCAATGCAAAAAGCTTACGCGGTGGCACCTTGTTGATGACGCCTTTAAAAGGCGCGGATGGGCAGGTGTATGCCATGTCGCAAGGCAACTTGGTCGTCGGCGGCGTCGGCGCGGCAGCCAATGGCAGCCAAGCGCAGATTAACCACTTAAGTGTTGGGCGCATTTCTGACGGCGCAACCGTTGAACGAGCATTACCCAATACCTTATTGCATCAAGAGATTGTGAAATTAGAGTTGAAAGAGAGTGATTTTTCAACCGCCAACAACGTGGTAGAAGCCATTAATAAAAAGTTTGGCCCGATGACCGCGCAAGCAGAGAGTGGTCGCGTGATTCAAGTACGTCCACCTGAGAGCATGAGTCGTGTATCGTTTCTGGCCAATCTTGAAACGATCAACGTCGCACTGGCAGCCACGCCGGCCAAAATCATCCTCAATGCGCGTACTGGCTCTGTTGTGATGAATAAAGCCGTCACCCTCGATAGCTGCGCGGTTTCCCATGGCAACCTGTCAGTCGTCATCAATACGTCGCCAGTGATTAGTCAGCCTGGCCCATTCTCTAATGGTCAGACTGTGTCTACCGCCGTCTCTGAAATCAACATCAATAAAGAGCCCGGTAAAGTGCTGAAACTGAATAACGGCGCCAATTTGTCAGATGTTGTGAAGGCACTCAATGCCATTGGCACCACGCCGCAGGATTTGCTGGCAATCTTACAGGCCATGAAAGCTGCAGGCGCATTGAACGCCGAGCTTGAGGTGATTTAG
- the flgK gene encoding flagellar hook-associated protein FlgK, with translation MSNVLSIGKSALNAAQIGIATVGHNISNASTPGYNRQVVVQAAAQAQNFGYGYVGQGTNVVGIQRVFNDTLSKQVINATATSNASGAYYSNISQVNGVLSDSTAGLNPVITSFFSAVSAAAANPSDTATRQTLISSAQSMVNRFNAVNNQLDQMRESINTQITSSVDAINSYSTQIATLNDTITKAVNSTGNTPNDLMDQRDQLVAKLSEQIKTTVIKQDDGSYNVFAGTGMPLVVGTQQYSLYTRASDTDPTRVEVAYGNPASPKILSVDTVSGGTLGGVLQFRSETLDSVQNQVGQLAMTLASQFNAQQTQGYDLNGTLGTNLFSIGGPTAISSAYNTDPTKTASASILDPSLLTNSDYTVKYNSGMYTITRVNDKSIMWQGTALPATIDGMEVNVNTSSPTEGDSYLIKPTQYAAGKLSMAFTDVDKLALAGSATTGPNDNENGLKLAALQTGANVRVAGSNTNRTYTQAFAQMVSAVGTKTNELSITSKADAMALENATSAMQSESGVNLDEEATDLLRYQQAYQAAGKMMQIASQLFEVLLQMGQ, from the coding sequence ATGTCAAACGTACTCAGCATTGGTAAAAGCGCACTCAATGCAGCGCAAATAGGAATCGCCACCGTCGGTCATAACATCTCCAACGCGTCCACCCCTGGCTACAACCGTCAAGTCGTGGTGCAAGCTGCGGCACAGGCGCAAAACTTCGGGTATGGCTATGTCGGCCAAGGCACCAATGTCGTGGGCATTCAGCGCGTGTTCAACGACACGCTGTCCAAACAAGTCATCAATGCGACTGCTACCAGTAATGCCAGTGGCGCTTATTACAGCAACATCAGCCAGGTCAATGGTGTGTTGTCAGACAGCACTGCTGGCTTAAATCCAGTGATCACCAGCTTTTTTAGCGCAGTGAGTGCCGCGGCCGCCAACCCGAGTGATACGGCTACCCGCCAGACACTCATATCATCGGCGCAATCCATGGTGAACCGCTTCAATGCGGTCAACAATCAGCTCGACCAAATGCGCGAGAGCATCAATACGCAAATCACCTCCAGCGTCGACGCGATTAACAGCTATTCAACGCAAATTGCGACCCTGAATGACACCATTACCAAGGCCGTTAACTCAACAGGGAACACACCAAATGACCTGATGGACCAACGCGACCAGTTGGTGGCAAAACTGAGTGAACAGATTAAAACCACGGTCATCAAACAAGACGATGGCTCTTACAACGTGTTTGCCGGTACCGGCATGCCTCTGGTCGTGGGCACACAACAATATTCTTTGTATACCCGCGCGAGCGATACCGATCCGACCCGCGTGGAAGTGGCCTATGGCAACCCTGCCAGCCCGAAAATACTGAGCGTCGATACTGTTTCTGGCGGCACGCTTGGCGGGGTATTACAGTTTAGAAGCGAAACGCTGGATTCGGTACAAAACCAAGTCGGACAATTGGCGATGACCTTAGCCAGCCAGTTTAACGCGCAACAAACACAAGGCTATGACTTAAACGGCACATTGGGGACTAACCTGTTCAGTATCGGCGGGCCAACCGCGATCAGCAGTGCTTACAATACAGACCCGACCAAAACCGCCTCGGCCTCTATATTGGACCCAAGTCTGCTCACCAATAGTGACTACACGGTCAAATACAACAGCGGCATGTATACGATCACGCGTGTGAACGACAAATCCATCATGTGGCAAGGCACTGCGCTGCCTGCCACCATTGATGGGATGGAAGTCAACGTCAACACCAGTTCGCCGACGGAGGGTGATTCTTATTTAATTAAACCCACGCAATATGCAGCCGGCAAATTATCGATGGCGTTTACCGACGTCGATAAGCTGGCACTGGCAGGATCAGCGACAACCGGCCCGAATGATAATGAAAACGGCCTAAAACTCGCAGCTTTGCAAACTGGTGCCAATGTACGCGTGGCGGGCAGCAATACCAACCGCACCTACACTCAAGCCTTTGCACAAATGGTGAGTGCGGTGGGCACCAAAACCAATGAGCTCAGCATTACCAGCAAAGCAGATGCGATGGCATTGGAAAACGCCACCAGCGCCATGCAGTCAGAGTCAGGCGTCAACTTAGACGAAGAGGCCACAGATCTGTTGCGTTACCAACAAGCTTATCAGGCAGCGGGCAAAATGATGCAAATCGCCAGCCAGCTGTTTGAAGTCTTGTTACAAATGGGTCAATAA
- a CDS encoding flagellar hook assembly protein FlgD, with protein sequence MTSVSTNNQVSQDLLNSVNSRNKTSTTDETQDRFMTLLVTQMKNQDPLNPMDNAQVTSQMAQLNTVTGINKLNETMSSLIGSVQLGQSFQATNMIGRNVLVSGKTLTHTETGGYFGVNVPNGADSLSVAIKNGAGATIRTLTFGKQDVGVNALSWDGKLEDGTTAPSGEYNFEITAKTGDNTVTSSALSLAQVQSVTTSTSGAKLNLNNNTSVSVSDIAEIF encoded by the coding sequence ATGACCTCCGTTAGCACAAACAACCAAGTATCACAGGATTTGCTGAATTCGGTGAATTCCCGCAATAAAACCAGCACCACGGATGAAACGCAAGACCGTTTCATGACCCTGCTGGTGACTCAAATGAAAAACCAAGACCCGCTCAATCCAATGGATAACGCGCAGGTCACCAGCCAAATGGCCCAGTTAAACACGGTCACGGGTATCAACAAATTGAATGAAACCATGAGCAGCCTGATAGGCAGCGTGCAACTCGGTCAATCTTTCCAAGCAACTAATATGATCGGCCGTAACGTGCTAGTGTCAGGCAAAACACTGACCCATACCGAAACCGGCGGTTACTTCGGCGTGAATGTGCCCAACGGCGCAGACAGTTTATCCGTCGCCATCAAAAACGGCGCAGGGGCCACCATCCGGACACTGACTTTCGGCAAACAAGATGTCGGCGTGAATGCGTTGAGCTGGGATGGCAAACTAGAAGACGGAACCACTGCACCGAGTGGTGAATACAACTTTGAAATCACTGCCAAAACCGGCGACAACACCGTCACCAGTTCAGCCCTGAGTCTGGCACAGGTGCAAAGCGTCACCACCAGCACCAGCGGTGCAAAACTCAACCTGAACAATAACACTTCGGTGTCGGTGTCCGACATTGCAGAAATTTTCTAA
- the flgE gene encoding flagellar hook protein FlgE — translation MAFSQGLSGLNAASKALEVIGNNVSNANTVGFKQSRAEFADVFAASLSGAGATQIGIGTKISDVAQQFTQGNITATNNTLDVAINGAGFFRLSNNGAITYTRNGQFQMDKNGHIVTSDGKRLMGNSADNLNGSSPVEIQIDTSDLQPVASQEITGTLNLNSSSPNINQTVTPFSSTDPTSYTNSTAITVYDNLGNSHNVQNYYVKTAANNWRVYTTVDGTDVTPNPTPTMVFNAGGYDATNSSVTPVSFTPTTGGATMNISFDYSTSTQYGSSFSVNKLSQDGYSSGRIASFTIGDDGIIQGRYTNGQSKDLGRVILANFVNPNGLQSLGGNQWMATFESGDELIGSPGSSTLGVLQSSAVEDSNVDLTAELVNMITAQRVYQANAQTIKTQDQVMQTLVNLR, via the coding sequence ATGGCTTTTTCACAAGGCTTAAGCGGTTTAAACGCAGCATCCAAGGCGCTTGAAGTGATTGGCAACAACGTTTCTAACGCCAACACGGTGGGCTTTAAACAGTCTCGTGCTGAATTTGCTGACGTATTTGCCGCCTCACTGAGTGGTGCAGGCGCTACCCAGATCGGTATTGGTACCAAAATTTCGGATGTCGCCCAACAGTTCACCCAAGGCAACATCACCGCCACCAACAACACACTGGATGTGGCGATTAACGGCGCAGGGTTTTTCCGGCTGAGTAATAATGGCGCGATCACCTACACCCGTAATGGCCAGTTCCAAATGGACAAAAATGGCCATATTGTGACCAGTGATGGCAAACGCCTGATGGGTAACAGCGCAGACAACTTAAATGGCTCCAGCCCGGTAGAGATTCAAATTGATACTAGCGACTTGCAGCCAGTGGCTTCGCAAGAAATCACTGGTACTTTAAACCTGAATTCATCCAGCCCGAATATTAACCAGACGGTGACGCCCTTTAGTTCCACTGATCCTACCAGTTATACCAACTCTACGGCCATTACCGTGTATGACAACTTGGGTAACTCGCACAACGTACAAAACTATTATGTGAAAACGGCTGCCAACAACTGGCGTGTCTACACCACGGTGGATGGCACCGATGTGACGCCAAACCCAACGCCGACGATGGTGTTTAATGCGGGCGGCTACGACGCCACAAACTCCAGCGTGACCCCGGTGAGCTTTACACCTACCACGGGTGGCGCCACCATGAACATTAGTTTCGACTATTCAACCAGCACCCAATACGGCTCGTCTTTCAGCGTGAACAAACTGAGCCAAGACGGTTACTCTTCTGGACGTATTGCCAGCTTCACCATTGGTGACGACGGCATTATTCAGGGCCGATACACCAATGGTCAATCCAAAGATTTAGGGCGGGTCATTTTGGCAAACTTCGTCAATCCAAACGGTTTGCAATCACTCGGCGGAAACCAGTGGATGGCCACCTTTGAGTCAGGCGATGAACTGATTGGATCCCCTGGCAGCAGCACGCTGGGTGTATTGCAATCGTCGGCAGTAGAAGACTCAAACGTTGACTTGACCGCAGAGTTAGTGAACATGATCACCGCGCAACGCGTCTATCAAGCCAACGCGCAGACGATTAAAACGCAGGATCAGGTCATGCAGACGTTGGTTAACCTGAGATAG
- the flgF gene encoding flagellar basal-body rod protein FlgF, whose protein sequence is MDRLIYTAMSGAKHILEQQATTAHNLANATTTGFKAQVDSFRAVPILGDGLPTRAFVVDATVGTDYKAGSIQQTGRDLDVAVQGEGWIAVQRADGSEGYTRNGSLKINENGQLQTESGLNVMGDGGPISIPPNVIVSIGSDGTISSVNDFTAPGATTILGRIKLTNPPAASLKRAEDGLFVTSNGQPAALDANVKVAGGALESSNVNVVETMVNMISLARQFEMQMKMLENAQNNAGKADQLFSMNG, encoded by the coding sequence ATGGATCGTCTGATATATACCGCAATGAGTGGCGCCAAGCACATTTTGGAGCAACAGGCGACCACGGCGCATAACCTTGCAAATGCCACCACTACCGGCTTTAAAGCGCAGGTTGATAGCTTTAGGGCCGTGCCGATTTTAGGCGACGGCCTGCCTACCCGCGCGTTTGTGGTCGATGCAACTGTTGGCACCGATTACAAGGCTGGCAGCATTCAGCAAACCGGTCGCGATTTAGATGTCGCCGTGCAAGGCGAAGGCTGGATTGCTGTGCAACGAGCCGATGGATCTGAGGGGTATACCCGTAATGGTTCGCTCAAAATTAATGAAAATGGGCAATTACAAACCGAATCTGGCTTAAATGTAATGGGGGATGGCGGGCCAATCAGCATCCCACCCAATGTGATTGTCAGCATCGGCAGCGACGGCACCATCTCCAGTGTCAATGACTTTACCGCGCCGGGTGCAACCACCATTCTTGGCCGGATTAAATTGACTAATCCCCCCGCAGCCTCACTCAAACGTGCGGAAGACGGGCTATTTGTCACCAGTAATGGTCAGCCAGCGGCACTGGATGCGAATGTCAAAGTCGCGGGCGGTGCGCTGGAAAGCAGCAATGTCAACGTGGTTGAAACCATGGTCAATATGATCAGCCTCGCACGCCAGTTTGAGATGCAAATGAAAATGTTGGAAAACGCGCAAAACAACGCAGGAAAAGCAGACCAGCTCTTCAGTATGAATGGCTAA
- the flgL gene encoding flagellar hook-associated protein FlgL, with the protein MRISTNTIYQSGTNQLMNLQSDLNKLSIQTATGKRVNSPADDPVAAARILELNTAKDQNANYMNARKTAETLLQTYEANLTSVTDTVQSIQSTLIAAGNGSYTDTERAKLANELQGNLDTLKGLANTKDSQGNYLYAGYASTTVPFDANYDFVANSSRTKLQIDVQSQLPVTFTGDQVFGTNGDNVFNTLQDMITLLKTPITDSTTQAAFSSGLGDSITKMQGSLNKVLDARSEIGSNLNLLDTLNTTGDSLDLQYDASISTLQDLDYAQALSDISKKTTILQAAQKAFVATSNISLFSLI; encoded by the coding sequence ATGAGAATCAGCACCAATACCATCTATCAGTCTGGCACCAACCAGCTCATGAACCTGCAGTCAGACCTGAACAAACTCAGCATTCAGACCGCCACTGGCAAGCGCGTGAACTCCCCGGCCGATGACCCGGTGGCAGCAGCGCGGATTCTGGAGCTGAATACCGCCAAAGACCAAAATGCCAACTACATGAATGCGCGTAAAACAGCCGAAACACTGCTGCAAACCTACGAGGCCAACTTAACCAGTGTCACCGATACCGTGCAGTCAATTCAGTCGACCTTAATTGCAGCGGGTAATGGCAGTTACACAGATACGGAGCGTGCCAAGTTAGCCAATGAGCTGCAAGGCAATCTGGATACGCTGAAGGGCTTAGCGAATACTAAAGATTCACAAGGCAATTATCTGTATGCGGGTTACGCATCTACCACTGTGCCTTTTGATGCTAACTATGATTTTGTCGCCAATAGCAGCCGCACCAAATTACAGATTGATGTACAAAGCCAATTACCGGTCACGTTTACTGGCGATCAGGTATTTGGTACCAATGGTGATAATGTGTTCAACACCTTGCAAGACATGATCACCCTGCTCAAAACCCCGATCACGGACAGCACCACGCAAGCGGCATTCAGTAGCGGACTCGGTGACAGCATCACCAAAATGCAGGGCAGTTTAAATAAAGTGTTGGATGCGCGGTCAGAAATCGGCAGTAACCTGAATTTGCTCGACACGCTGAATACCACTGGGGACAGCTTAGATCTGCAATATGATGCGTCTATTTCAACGCTGCAAGATCTGGATTATGCGCAAGCACTGTCAGACATTTCAAAGAAAACCACCATCTTGCAGGCGGCGCAAAAAGCGTT
- the flgJ gene encoding flagellar assembly peptidoglycan hydrolase FlgJ, with translation MQPRIDPTTQSLAIDGNSLNSLKRANNDSPESIRAVARQFEAVLMNMMLKSMRDTVPQDGITDSEQGKMFMGMLDQQLSTNLSQKGMGLTDVLVRQLSKFSPKPTDATDNANAPKSAGKLDQTSALPQTHPANTHSSGKAVLAQAAQKIREAYQQWEATNPEVSNTASDTAWARGIPELPPLVADAQENIQSFTLPQAPLATAMREVAGKTQQFIQHMLPHAQAASSASGIPAKFMIGQAALESGWGKHEIKTDNGVNSHNLFGIKADAHWKGKVVSSATTEYVNGVKQTRVEKFRAYDSYSDAFKDYAKLISQNPRYQQAMNSTHDASAYAHALQRAGYATDPQYGKKLTQVIKNLQG, from the coding sequence ATGCAACCACGTATCGATCCTACGACGCAAAGTCTGGCTATTGACGGTAATTCGCTCAATAGCCTAAAACGCGCGAATAACGATTCCCCAGAGTCGATTCGCGCCGTCGCCCGCCAGTTTGAAGCCGTGCTGATGAACATGATGTTAAAAAGCATGCGCGATACCGTGCCACAAGACGGCATCACCGATAGTGAACAAGGCAAGATGTTCATGGGCATGTTAGATCAACAATTGAGCACCAACCTCAGCCAGAAAGGCATGGGGCTGACGGACGTATTGGTCAGACAACTCAGCAAATTTAGTCCAAAACCCACCGATGCCACAGACAACGCCAATGCGCCCAAGTCAGCGGGCAAGTTAGACCAAACCTCTGCCCTACCCCAAACGCATCCAGCCAACACCCACAGCAGCGGCAAAGCCGTGCTGGCGCAAGCAGCGCAAAAAATTCGTGAGGCTTACCAACAATGGGAGGCGACTAACCCTGAAGTAAGCAACACAGCGAGCGACACCGCTTGGGCGCGGGGGATTCCTGAACTGCCGCCACTGGTGGCAGATGCGCAGGAAAACATTCAAAGCTTCACCTTGCCGCAAGCCCCTTTGGCCACAGCCATGCGCGAAGTTGCGGGCAAAACCCAACAATTTATTCAACACATGCTACCCCACGCACAGGCCGCCAGCAGTGCCTCTGGCATTCCGGCCAAGTTCATGATCGGCCAAGCCGCGCTTGAAAGTGGTTGGGGAAAACATGAAATCAAGACCGACAATGGCGTGAATAGTCACAACTTGTTTGGGATCAAGGCGGATGCTCACTGGAAAGGCAAAGTGGTGAGTAGTGCCACCACTGAATACGTGAACGGTGTGAAACAAACGCGGGTTGAAAAATTCCGAGCTTACGATAGCTACAGTGATGCCTTCAAGGACTACGCAAAATTAATTTCTCAGAATCCGCGCTATCAACAAGCGATGAACAGCACCCATGATGCAAGTGCCTATGCCCATGCGCTACAACGCGCCGGCTATGCCACCGATCCACAATATGGCAAGAAACTGACGCAAGTCATTAAAAATTTACAAGGTTGA
- the flgG gene encoding flagellar basal-body rod protein FlgG, whose translation MIRSLWISKTGLDAQQMQMDVISNNLANVSTSGFKKSRAVFEDLLYQNIRQVGSQSSQQSQLPSGLQLGTGVKPVATERIFTQGNLQQTSNDKDVAIQGQGFFQILLPDGTTAYTRDGSFQVDSQGQLVTASGFPVQPAITIPANAQSLSIGRDGVVSITTPNSTATTQIGQIQVATFINPAGLQAKGENLFVETTASGNPNTNTPGTNGAGLLSQGYVETSNVNVVEELVSMIQTQRAYEINSKAITTSDQMLQKLSQM comes from the coding sequence ATGATACGCTCATTATGGATTTCCAAAACCGGTCTAGATGCACAACAAATGCAGATGGACGTGATCTCAAACAACCTGGCTAACGTCAGCACCAGCGGCTTCAAAAAGTCGCGTGCCGTGTTTGAAGACCTGCTCTATCAAAACATTCGTCAGGTAGGTTCGCAAAGCTCACAGCAGAGCCAACTGCCGAGCGGTTTGCAACTGGGTACCGGCGTAAAACCAGTAGCGACAGAGCGTATTTTCACGCAGGGCAACCTGCAACAAACCAGCAATGACAAAGATGTGGCGATTCAAGGCCAAGGCTTTTTCCAGATTCTGTTACCAGATGGCACCACCGCTTATACGCGCGATGGTTCGTTTCAGGTAGATAGCCAAGGCCAACTAGTCACGGCCAGCGGTTTCCCGGTTCAACCAGCCATCACCATCCCTGCCAATGCGCAGAGTTTATCGATTGGTCGCGACGGTGTGGTGTCGATCACCACGCCTAACTCGACGGCGACGACACAGATCGGTCAGATTCAAGTGGCGACGTTTATCAATCCGGCTGGCTTGCAAGCCAAAGGCGAAAACCTGTTTGTCGAGACCACCGCTTCCGGTAACCCGAACACAAACACCCCCGGCACCAACGGCGCGGGTTTGCTCTCGCAAGGCTATGTCGAAACTTCCAACGTGAACGTGGTAGAAGAGCTGGTGAGCATGATTCAAACCCAGCGCGCTTACGAAATTAATAGTAAGGCGATTACAACGTCGGATCAGATGTTGCAAAAACTGTCGCAGATGTAA